The bacterium sequence GACCGCCGTACCGCCGGCCGACGCCGCGGAGACGATTCCGCAACAGCTCGAGGGCGTGACGATCAGCGAGCACCTGGGCGCGCATGTGAATCTCGATCTCGCGTTCACCGATCACGCGGGCGCGCGCCGTCCGCTTCGAGATTTCGTGCCGGACGACAAGCCGACCTTGCTCACGCTGAACTATTACGAATGCCCCATGCTCTGCACGTTGCAACTCAACGCGCTGGTGACCGGCATGAAGGGCATGCCGCTCGTTCCCGGGCGCGATTTCAGCCTCGTGACGATCAGCATCAACCCGGAGGACACCGCGACCCTCGCCCGCGAAAAGCGCGAGACGTACCTGGGATCGCTTGGCAAGTCCGGCGCGGATTGGAACTTCCTGATCGGCGAAACCGAAAACATCGACCAGGTTGCGAACGCGGTGGGATTTGAATACCGGAAGGTCGAGGAGACGGGGCAATACGCGCACCCCGCCGCGATCTTCTTTCTCGACGGCCAGGGCCAGGTGACGCGCTATCTCTACGGTCTCGAATATCCGGGACGCGACCTGAAATTCGCCCTGATGGAGACCTCCGACGGGCATCTGGGATCGCCGATCGAAAAGCTCATTCTGAGCTGCTTTCATTACGATGCGACGGCCGGGGCTTATGGCCCCTGGGCGCTTGGCATCATGCGCCTTTCGGGCGGCCTGACCGCCGTCGCCGTGGCCGTGATCCTGACCGCGCTGTGGCGGCGCGAGCGCCACGGCCGTCCCGTGGAGAACCTCACGTGATCACGAGCCGTATCGCAAGCGCCCTTACGGAGGCCGTCGTCCGCGCGGAATCCGGCGGATTCTGGATGCCCCCGCGGGCCTCCACCGTCGCCGAGGGCGTGGATAACGTCTTTTATTTCATCTACTACCTGTCCGTCTTTTTCTTCGTCGTGATCGTGGCGCTGATGGTCGTTTTCGCCGTCAAATACCGCAAGCGGAGTGAAGGGCAGCGGTCGAGCCCGATCAAGGGACATCTGGGGCTCGAGCTTCTCTGGTCGGTCGTCCCCGCGTTCCTGCTCGTGGCGATCTTCCTGTGGGGCTTTTTCGGATTCATGGATCTTTCGGTCCCGCCGGACGACGCGCTCGACATCCGCGTCACCGCGCAACAATGGTCCTGGAACTTCAGCTATCCCCGCGACGGCATCAATTCTCCGGACCTCGTCGTGCCGGCCGGCCGCCCGGTGAAGCTCACGATGTCGTCCAACGACGTGATTCACAGCTTTTTCGTGCCCGATTTCCGCGTGAAGCGCGACGTCTTGCCGAACCGCTACACGGTCCTCTGGTTCGAGGCGATCGAGCCCGGCGAGCACAATATCTTCTGCACGGAATATTGCGGCACCTCGCACGCGCAAATGCTCGCGAAGGTGAAGGTGCTTGACGCGGCCGCGTATCAGGAATGGATTCAGACCGGCGGCGGGCAATT is a genomic window containing:
- a CDS encoding SCO family protein; translated protein: TAVPPADAAETIPQQLEGVTISEHLGAHVNLDLAFTDHAGARRPLRDFVPDDKPTLLTLNYYECPMLCTLQLNALVTGMKGMPLVPGRDFSLVTISINPEDTATLAREKRETYLGSLGKSGADWNFLIGETENIDQVANAVGFEYRKVEETGQYAHPAAIFFLDGQGQVTRYLYGLEYPGRDLKFALMETSDGHLGSPIEKLILSCFHYDATAGAYGPWALGIMRLSGGLTAVAVAVILTALWRRERHGRPVENLT
- the coxB gene encoding cytochrome c oxidase subunit II; its protein translation is MPPRASTVAEGVDNVFYFIYYLSVFFFVVIVALMVVFAVKYRKRSEGQRSSPIKGHLGLELLWSVVPAFLLVAIFLWGFFGFMDLSVPPDDALDIRVTAQQWSWNFSYPRDGINSPDLVVPAGRPVKLTMSSNDVIHSFFVPDFRVKRDVLPNRYTVLWFEAIEPGEHNIFCTEYCGTSHAQMLAKVKVLDAAAYQEWIQTGGGQFAGDMPMHEIGKSIFTKRGCIACHSVDGTRLIGPSLKGVYGHEVQLADGSTVKADDNYLRESIMDPATRIVTGYQPVMPTYRGMLADKEVDALIEYVKSLAGTEAAAGTGEH